A stretch of the Teredinibacter haidensis genome encodes the following:
- a CDS encoding ammonium transporter gives MENSIFELQYALDTFYFLVSGALVMWMAAGFAMLESGLVRSKNTTEILTKNVALYAIACIMYFVCGYAIMYDKTFFLSGIVADGVAGADEPAAYAPSADFFFQVVFVATAMSIVSGAVAERMKLWAFLVFAVVMTGVIYPMEGSWTWGGAPVFGMYTLGDLGFSDFAGSGIVHMAGAGAALAGVLLLGARKGKYGPNGEVNAIPGANLPLATLGMFILWMGWFGFNGGSVLATASVESANSVAIVFMNTNAAAAGGLVAALIVARILFGKADLTMALNGALAGLVAITAEPSTPTALQATLFGGIGGILVVFAIIALDKLKVDDPVGAISVHGVVGFLGLMLVPITNDGSSFSGQLIGALTIFVWVFVVSAITWFVIKLIMGIRVTEEEEFDGVDLSECGMEAYPEFISGSK, from the coding sequence ATGGAAAACTCTATTTTTGAATTGCAGTACGCCTTGGATACCTTTTATTTCTTGGTATCAGGCGCACTGGTTATGTGGATGGCAGCTGGTTTTGCCATGCTTGAGTCGGGCCTTGTCCGCTCTAAAAACACCACTGAAATTTTAACCAAAAATGTTGCCCTGTACGCGATTGCTTGCATTATGTATTTCGTCTGTGGTTACGCGATTATGTACGACAAAACATTCTTTCTCAGCGGTATTGTTGCCGATGGTGTTGCAGGTGCCGATGAGCCTGCTGCTTATGCGCCTTCTGCCGACTTCTTCTTCCAGGTTGTTTTCGTGGCGACCGCCATGTCAATCGTATCGGGTGCTGTTGCCGAGCGTATGAAGCTTTGGGCATTCTTGGTTTTCGCCGTTGTGATGACTGGTGTTATCTACCCAATGGAAGGTTCGTGGACTTGGGGTGGTGCGCCGGTTTTCGGTATGTACACTTTGGGCGACCTGGGCTTCTCTGATTTCGCTGGTTCCGGTATTGTTCATATGGCTGGTGCTGGTGCTGCTCTGGCTGGCGTACTGTTACTGGGTGCTCGTAAAGGTAAATACGGCCCGAATGGTGAAGTGAATGCGATTCCTGGCGCTAACCTGCCGCTGGCGACCCTGGGTATGTTTATCCTGTGGATGGGCTGGTTCGGTTTCAACGGCGGTTCTGTACTAGCAACTGCCAGCGTAGAAAGTGCTAACTCAGTAGCGATTGTCTTTATGAACACCAACGCTGCTGCTGCCGGTGGCTTGGTTGCTGCACTGATTGTTGCCCGCATCCTGTTTGGCAAAGCTGATCTGACTATGGCGTTGAACGGTGCTCTGGCTGGGCTTGTGGCAATCACTGCTGAGCCTTCTACGCCGACCGCGCTACAAGCGACTTTGTTTGGTGGTATCGGCGGTATCTTGGTTGTATTCGCCATTATCGCTCTGGATAAGCTGAAGGTTGATGATCCCGTTGGTGCCATTTCCGTGCATGGTGTTGTCGGTTTCCTGGGTCTGATGTTGGTTCCTATTACCAATGATGGTTCCTCTTTTAGCGGCCAGCTGATCGGTGCGCTCACCATCTTTGTTTGGGTGTTCGTAGTGAGTGCTATCACTTGGTTCGTAATCAAACTGATTATGGGTATCCGTGTTACGGAAGAGGAAGAGTTTGACGGAGTAGATTTATCCGAATGTGGTATGGAAGCCTACCCAGAATTTATTTCCGGTAGTAAGTAA
- the glnK gene encoding P-II family nitrogen regulator, which produces MKLITAVIKPFKLDAVREALSEIGVQGITVTEVKGFGRQKGHTELYRGAEYVVDFLPKTKLEVAVADDQLDSVLESISKAAHSGKIGDGKIFVSELHQVVRIRTGESGEEAL; this is translated from the coding sequence ATGAAATTAATAACTGCCGTCATTAAGCCTTTCAAGCTGGACGCTGTACGTGAGGCGTTGTCTGAAATTGGTGTACAGGGAATTACTGTTACCGAGGTCAAAGGATTTGGCCGCCAGAAGGGCCATACGGAGCTGTATCGTGGAGCAGAGTACGTGGTTGATTTTCTGCCAAAAACGAAATTGGAAGTCGCGGTTGCTGACGATCAGCTGGATTCTGTTTTGGAATCAATTAGTAAAGCAGCCCACAGCGGAAAGATTGGTGACGGAAAAATATTTGTTTCCGAATTACACCAAGTTGTCCGTATTCGCACCGGCGAATCTGGTGAAGAAGCGCTGTAA
- a CDS encoding DUF484 family protein: MSESSITQSKEKIKEEQVVQYLKSHPNFFSHHLDLLADIELPHHSGNAISLVERQVAVLRERNMDMRHRLSDLLDNARENDRLFDKTKRLVLSLLECNDLGDLVDALYYSFDKEFNIHYTRLILFGNNSTPVSEARIASVHDARDYIGKRMKLPNAVSGGIDIKECQFLFDGDAPNIGSAAMAVLQHGSPLGVLAIGNQDPAYYRSSMGTLFLGYIAEVLNRLLPKYL; this comes from the coding sequence ATGAGTGAATCTTCCATTACTCAAAGCAAGGAAAAAATTAAAGAAGAGCAAGTGGTGCAGTACTTAAAAAGCCACCCAAATTTTTTTAGTCACCATCTGGATCTCCTCGCCGACATAGAGCTACCCCACCACAGTGGCAACGCCATCTCCCTGGTGGAGCGACAGGTCGCCGTATTGCGCGAACGCAATATGGATATGCGCCACCGCCTGAGTGACCTGCTGGACAATGCCCGCGAAAATGATCGCCTGTTCGATAAGACCAAACGTCTGGTCCTGTCATTGCTGGAATGCAACGACCTCGGCGACCTAGTCGACGCCCTCTACTATAGCTTCGACAAAGAATTTAATATTCACTACACCCGCCTGATTCTATTTGGCAACAACAGCACCCCCGTCAGCGAAGCCCGCATCGCGTCTGTTCACGATGCGCGCGACTACATCGGCAAGCGTATGAAGCTACCGAACGCGGTCAGCGGCGGTATCGATATCAAAGAGTGCCAGTTTTTATTTGACGGCGACGCCCCAAATATTGGTAGCGCAGCTATGGCTGTCCTGCAACACGGCAGTCCGCTGGGAGTACTCGCCATCGGCAACCAGGATCCCGCCTATTATCGCTCAAGTATGGGTACTCTGTTTTTGGGCTATATTGCTGAAGTGTTGAACCGGCTGCTGCCTAAGTATTTGTAA
- the traF gene encoding conjugal transfer protein TraF codes for MTLVHHRLITSSIFLLSFGLLPLSAQAINYGIYDSRGLAMGGAAVASATWHQAQYYNPALLALHSESEDDSQDGRFVLPNFVVQADNVSEDIADAVSDDLDTRLGQSVDAFNVQLSPETAGQVAADARELQSLLDDLANQDVSGEAFLGFSVSEPSMLEGGAFYFGVRAIGAGSSHIPEEDQVLLDSYITALEVVATGGDITEIPAELIDSNGNLIDPTEQFNSTADLSGIVITEWAVAMAKQFDVFGQSLALGITPKVMRVDVFRETTDFDADELDFIGSQRTYVNLNADMGVVLEMFDHYRVAFAVKDLLPKKFKTEDELTLQLKAKPRLGLAYVNDRFTLGLDVDVIENKPIAAEAATQEASLGAAVSIFNSTELRLGYRQDITGLRDDVIAGGIAYQFKRAVFELSYSRSADTTGAAMQFGWAF; via the coding sequence GTGACGCTAGTTCACCATAGGCTCATAACGTCTTCCATTTTTCTTCTCTCTTTTGGTCTGCTGCCGCTGTCAGCGCAGGCGATTAATTATGGCATATACGATTCCCGTGGCTTGGCTATGGGGGGCGCCGCCGTGGCTTCGGCCACCTGGCACCAGGCGCAATACTACAATCCGGCATTATTGGCGTTGCACAGTGAAAGTGAGGATGACAGTCAGGATGGTCGATTTGTGCTCCCTAACTTCGTGGTTCAAGCCGATAATGTATCGGAAGATATTGCCGATGCGGTGTCAGATGATTTGGACACACGGCTGGGCCAGTCGGTAGATGCTTTTAATGTTCAGCTAAGCCCCGAAACGGCAGGTCAGGTAGCGGCCGACGCGCGCGAATTGCAGTCGCTGTTGGACGACCTTGCCAACCAAGATGTATCTGGTGAGGCCTTTCTGGGTTTTTCTGTCAGTGAGCCGAGTATGCTGGAGGGCGGCGCTTTCTATTTTGGTGTGCGAGCGATTGGGGCGGGAAGTTCCCATATTCCAGAGGAGGATCAGGTGTTGCTGGATAGCTATATCACGGCTTTGGAAGTCGTTGCCACCGGTGGTGACATTACTGAAATTCCAGCAGAACTAATTGATAGTAACGGTAATCTTATCGACCCGACCGAGCAATTTAATTCAACTGCTGATTTAAGTGGTATTGTGATTACCGAGTGGGCCGTTGCCATGGCTAAGCAGTTTGACGTGTTTGGTCAGTCGCTTGCCCTGGGTATTACACCCAAGGTCATGCGCGTGGATGTGTTTCGAGAAACAACCGATTTTGATGCCGACGAATTGGATTTTATTGGCAGTCAGCGAACCTATGTTAATTTAAATGCGGATATGGGCGTTGTGCTGGAAATGTTCGATCATTATCGGGTCGCCTTTGCCGTTAAAGATTTACTGCCGAAAAAATTTAAAACGGAAGATGAATTAACTCTGCAGTTAAAGGCCAAACCGCGTCTTGGTTTGGCCTACGTGAATGACAGGTTTACGCTGGGGCTGGATGTTGATGTGATTGAAAATAAACCCATCGCGGCAGAGGCGGCAACTCAGGAAGCCAGCCTGGGGGCTGCAGTTTCAATATTTAATTCCACGGAGCTGCGTTTGGGGTATCGGCAGGATATTACGGGTTTGAGGGATGACGTTATTGCAGGCGGCATTGCATATCAGTTTAAACGCGCGGTATTCGAGCTATCGTATTCTCGGAGTGCCGATACTACCGGTGCGGCAATGCAATTTGGATGGGCATTTTAG
- the hemW gene encoding radical SAM family heme chaperone HemW, producing MPDFQPFDPLPPLSLYVHIPWCVRKCPYCDFNSHQAEADLPVDEYLNAIALDLAQDASLAQGRKIQTVFFGGGTPSLLPASAIARILETAEHSIGLSRQCEITLEANPGTAEYDNFSGYINAGVNRLSMGVQSFDADKLQRLGRIHSPDDVHRAFKLARDAGFDNINLDLMFALPEQTPEQAMDDLRQAIALEPEHLSWYQLTIEPNTEFYSRPPQQPEDDSIWQTQQQGQSLLAEAGFQQYEISAYARQGQRAAHNLNYWQFGDYLATGAGAHGKITLKQPRQILRYRKTRLPRHYMAAATITDDNTNPFNADLHIVTNEALPFEFMMNALRLVEGVPSDLYAARTGMALSSIEPTLSQQHKRGLLSSYNNRLQASPQGLLYLNNLLESFL from the coding sequence ATGCCCGATTTTCAGCCCTTCGACCCCCTGCCGCCCCTTTCGCTCTATGTCCATATTCCCTGGTGCGTACGCAAGTGTCCCTACTGTGACTTCAACTCTCATCAGGCCGAGGCTGATCTGCCCGTCGACGAATACCTCAACGCTATCGCATTGGATTTGGCCCAGGATGCATCGCTGGCCCAGGGCAGGAAGATACAAACCGTCTTTTTTGGCGGCGGTACACCAAGCCTGCTGCCCGCTTCTGCCATCGCTCGCATACTGGAAACGGCAGAACATTCTATTGGCCTGAGCCGACAATGCGAGATCACTCTCGAAGCTAACCCCGGCACGGCGGAATACGACAACTTCAGCGGCTATATCAACGCTGGCGTTAACCGCCTATCTATGGGCGTACAAAGTTTCGATGCCGACAAACTTCAGCGCCTGGGGCGTATTCACTCACCGGATGACGTACACCGAGCCTTTAAGCTGGCGCGCGACGCCGGTTTCGACAATATCAATCTCGACCTAATGTTCGCCCTGCCAGAACAAACACCCGAGCAGGCCATGGACGATTTACGTCAGGCCATTGCCTTGGAGCCCGAGCATCTGTCGTGGTATCAGCTCACCATCGAACCGAATACCGAATTTTATAGCCGTCCCCCGCAGCAACCGGAAGACGACAGTATTTGGCAGACCCAACAGCAGGGGCAGTCGCTGTTGGCCGAGGCGGGCTTCCAACAATATGAAATATCGGCCTATGCTCGCCAAGGGCAGAGGGCAGCCCATAACCTGAACTACTGGCAGTTTGGTGACTACCTCGCAACCGGCGCCGGAGCGCATGGAAAAATAACCTTAAAACAGCCGCGGCAGATTCTGCGCTATCGAAAAACCCGGCTCCCCAGGCATTATATGGCTGCGGCCACTATAACCGACGATAACACCAACCCATTCAATGCCGACCTCCACATCGTTACCAACGAGGCTCTGCCCTTTGAATTTATGATGAACGCCCTACGACTGGTTGAAGGTGTACCAAGTGACTTATACGCGGCGCGTACCGGAATGGCGCTTTCGAGCATCGAGCCTACGCTTTCCCAACAACACAAACGGGGGTTACTCTCGTCATACAACAATAGACTGCAGGCCAGCCCTCAGGGGCTGCTGTACCTTAACAATTTACTGGAGTCGTTCCTGTAG
- a CDS encoding P-II family nitrogen regulator, with the protein MKLITAVIKPFKLDDVRNALSEIGVQGMTVTEVKGFGRQKGHTELYRGAEYVIDFLPKVKLELVLGDDMVDQAVETITKAAQTGKIGDGKIFITPCEDVVRIRTGETGPDAI; encoded by the coding sequence ATGAAACTGATTACTGCTGTTATTAAGCCTTTTAAGTTGGACGATGTCCGCAACGCACTATCTGAAATTGGTGTTCAAGGTATGACCGTAACCGAGGTGAAGGGCTTTGGTCGACAAAAGGGTCATACGGAGCTGTACCGTGGTGCAGAGTACGTTATTGATTTCTTGCCAAAAGTGAAGTTAGAGCTGGTACTGGGCGATGATATGGTCGATCAGGCCGTTGAAACCATCACCAAGGCGGCTCAAACGGGCAAAATTGGCGACGGCAAAATCTTTATTACACCATGCGAAGATGTTGTGCGTATCCGCACGGGTGAGACCGGTCCAGACGCTATTTGA
- a CDS encoding TorF family putative porin, translated as MKTSKKILAVAVAVSLAASTMAPVANAEVSASVGVASSYLWRGFELGSGTPAVSGSLDYSNSGFYAGIWGSSGDATAGNEYDLYVGYGAEVGDFSYGVSIINYIYPTGNYKETEGLGDFMEAIISLGYGPVSFVYHDNIAGDTGGYAFGEDYSYAALSVGFGAFSATLGQHFEDVPVFGEDGEPLSVTGDATHFDLGYAYNDNLSFTLSTIIGSDSGYDEPEPTFVVSYSMPIE; from the coding sequence ATGAAAACTTCTAAAAAAATCTTAGCGGTTGCTGTTGCAGTTTCACTTGCTGCTTCCACTATGGCACCTGTTGCCAATGCTGAAGTGTCTGCTTCTGTTGGCGTTGCCAGTAGCTACTTATGGCGTGGTTTTGAATTGGGTTCTGGCACTCCAGCTGTTTCTGGTTCTTTGGACTACTCAAATAGTGGTTTTTATGCGGGCATTTGGGGATCTTCCGGTGACGCGACTGCGGGAAATGAGTACGACTTATATGTTGGTTACGGCGCTGAAGTAGGCGATTTTTCTTACGGTGTTTCGATTATCAACTACATCTACCCAACAGGAAATTATAAAGAAACCGAAGGCTTGGGCGATTTTATGGAAGCCATTATCTCCCTCGGCTATGGTCCCGTTAGCTTTGTTTACCACGACAATATTGCAGGCGATACCGGCGGGTACGCTTTCGGTGAAGACTATAGTTACGCGGCTTTGAGTGTAGGCTTTGGCGCTTTCTCTGCAACTCTTGGCCAGCATTTTGAGGACGTGCCGGTATTTGGCGAAGATGGAGAACCTCTCTCCGTAACGGGTGACGCGACTCACTTTGATCTTGGTTACGCTTACAACGACAATCTGTCATTTACTTTAAGCACCATTATTGGTTCCGATTCCGGTTACGATGAGCCAGAGCCGACTTTCGTTGTTTCTTACAGTATGCCAATCGAATAA
- a CDS encoding NAD-dependent malic enzyme, translated as MGKMGVELLSDPRTNKGSAFTLEEREQYGLTGLLPPVVSTQEQQIERSLNSLRSKPCDIDKYIFLSAQQKRNERIYYKILIDHIEEVMPLVYTPTVGQACQEFAVNFRESNGCYVSYKDRGKIEKVLGNWPEKNIQLIVVTDGERILGLGDLGCNGMGIPIGKLALYCACAGVDPAVCLPVMLDLGTDNEALRDDPFYLGLRQPRIRGEAYQAFVDELVSAVKTRFPCALLQFEDFSTPNAVALLEKYRDQTLCFNDDIQGTASVALAGLIAATRITHTQLSDMRFLFLGAGSAATGIGDLVVKAMVAGGKDQALATQQLAFMDSKGLIVKSREILTDHSKPFAQDLPPMPLEEAIKTFKPHGIIGATGRPGLITEQVIKLMCENNPHPIIFALSNPTANAECTAEQAYRWSGGKAIFASGSPFAPVEINGETKIPGQGNNAYIFPGLGLGTLLSGAKRINDDMLIRAAEELAGSVEEAQINSGCLYPPLRNIREVSARIAVIVAQSAERHGLLSEPLPDDFAQRVRSSQYCPDY; from the coding sequence ATGGGAAAAATGGGAGTTGAGCTGCTAAGCGATCCACGCACTAATAAAGGATCTGCTTTTACTTTGGAAGAACGAGAGCAATACGGGCTCACGGGCTTATTGCCGCCTGTTGTCAGTACGCAGGAGCAACAGATAGAGCGCTCGCTGAACAGTTTGCGTAGTAAGCCGTGCGATATTGATAAATATATTTTTTTGTCGGCACAGCAAAAGCGCAATGAGCGGATTTACTACAAAATATTGATTGATCATATCGAAGAAGTTATGCCCCTAGTTTACACGCCAACCGTAGGTCAGGCCTGCCAGGAGTTCGCGGTTAATTTCCGCGAGTCCAATGGCTGCTATGTATCCTATAAGGATCGCGGCAAAATAGAGAAAGTATTGGGCAATTGGCCGGAGAAAAATATTCAGCTTATCGTGGTTACCGACGGTGAGCGAATTCTGGGCTTGGGGGATCTCGGCTGCAATGGAATGGGAATTCCCATTGGCAAACTTGCACTCTATTGTGCCTGCGCGGGCGTGGATCCGGCGGTCTGCCTGCCGGTGATGCTGGATTTGGGGACCGACAACGAAGCGCTTAGAGACGACCCATTTTATTTGGGCTTGCGGCAACCACGTATTCGAGGGGAGGCCTATCAGGCATTTGTCGATGAATTGGTGAGTGCGGTAAAAACACGTTTTCCCTGCGCGCTACTACAATTTGAAGATTTCTCAACACCTAACGCTGTCGCTTTACTGGAAAAGTATCGCGATCAAACCCTGTGTTTTAATGACGATATTCAAGGCACAGCATCGGTTGCCCTGGCAGGGTTAATTGCCGCGACGCGTATAACCCATACCCAGCTTAGCGATATGCGGTTTTTGTTTTTAGGTGCCGGTTCTGCAGCCACGGGTATTGGCGATCTGGTCGTCAAGGCCATGGTGGCGGGAGGGAAGGATCAAGCGTTGGCGACTCAACAGCTGGCCTTTATGGACAGCAAAGGTCTAATTGTTAAAAGTCGGGAAATCTTAACCGACCACAGTAAGCCCTTCGCACAGGATTTGCCCCCAATGCCGCTTGAAGAGGCGATTAAGACCTTTAAGCCCCACGGCATTATTGGAGCAACTGGGCGACCCGGATTAATCACCGAGCAGGTTATTAAGCTTATGTGTGAAAACAATCCGCACCCCATTATTTTTGCGCTTTCAAATCCCACAGCTAATGCCGAGTGTACCGCCGAGCAGGCCTATCGCTGGAGTGGTGGTAAGGCGATCTTTGCCAGCGGCAGTCCGTTTGCTCCCGTAGAAATCAATGGTGAAACAAAAATTCCCGGACAGGGTAACAACGCTTATATTTTCCCGGGCTTGGGTTTGGGCACGCTCTTGTCTGGCGCTAAACGGATTAACGACGATATGCTGATCCGCGCTGCGGAAGAGTTGGCGGGTTCGGTCGAGGAGGCGCAAATCAATAGTGGCTGCCTCTACCCTCCGTTGCGGAATATTCGTGAGGTCTCAGCGCGTATTGCGGTTATCGTCGCCCAAAGCGCCGAACGACATGGTTTGCTGAGTGAACCTTTACCTGACGATTTTGCGCAGAGAGTCAGAAGCAGTCAGTACTGTCCAGACTATTAA